One region of Anthonomus grandis grandis chromosome 22, icAntGran1.3, whole genome shotgun sequence genomic DNA includes:
- the LOC126748580 gene encoding SLIT-ROBO Rho GTPase-activating protein 1-like isoform X2: protein MDENEDCKSPIRRLGSTRKLLVFNNIRLQLNEQLRCLDVRMEAQVALLTELQDFFRRRGELELDYSKNLDKLAKSLQLRHKEQKQKREQWPLFSSYACWQQLVTQTKNLSRDHVALSEVYSTHLVSRLGQVMDDVQRIYKRCREIGYETHEEILRVLHELHTTMKTYHSYQSELRQTETKLRAAEVQRTKLEGTLSHDKLERSKKYKLMEKEVSKRRSKYTDAKIKALKARNEYILCLEASNTTIHKYFVDDLSDLIDCMDFGFHNCISRALLMHVTAEEGRQKSVQSGLDSLSSCINSLDSRLDKQRFLEYNHSAFMIPKKLEFQGQKTEEPAEPDIQGELHREMESRLSQLQQRVTSLRAESEEVWKTLETAETSLMEMLNAKDYDCSGYFGENAQLPLNKPPEALSIKARADKQETEEFYLTKFREYLLGSSKIARLDAKQEYLRQSLVTDAPELCQSIISCSSRPVTQIKTPKRKRIGRLQLSGQPKLFGGSLEEYQEATNQDIPLILRSCIRVINLYGLHHQGIFRVSGSQVEINNFREWFERGEDPLADMTDASDINSVAGVFKLYLRELREPLFPIIYFEQIMELAQLENKREFISKMREVVKSLPRPVMIVLRYLFAFLNHLSEFADENMMDPYNLAICFGPTLVPVPDDKDQVQYQNQVNELIKNIIIFHDEIFPNDDGPVYEKYISTNTQDDQDVGDSPSDQTQDDIDSEVCPSEDDSENLEATAQFDFIARSNRELSLKRGETVVLYSQVSNDWWRGAVNGQEGLVPDKYISLKIRDESERDVKVLTGSSSEESIRRRLRRASVSSNDLNRETHLNRSVVEHSEPAAALSWTSSEHISNSTNASGDLSQNIRLQKTLRDISKVSEPDNGTEKEKAEIDESNVNFNENRDLWQRRANSEAAAAAASSHHPQRHSAEVHRQSHTPDLVMDLPLSSSISVFSNLCFPEEAKSNTSQDVESPEMTTAAETFAKQNQNTLKKNTKIMLEDGEFMTITSPAVSRKYATLGSSTATTAAATLNSTSTFKPQPPPPPIAPKEKPLVLKKPAQFSVPLRTSASIEMVYKNELPS, encoded by the exons ATGGATGAAAATGAAGATTGCAAATCACCTATTCGAAGACTAGGATCTACAAGAAAACTTCTGGTTTTTAACA ATATAAGGCTTCAGTTAAATGAACAATTAAGATGTCTGGATGTACGAATGGAAGCTCAAGTAGCTCTTCTGACAGAGTTACAGGACTTTTTCCGAAGACGTGGAGAACTCGAATTagattattcaaaaaatttggaCAAACTTGCTAAGAGCTTACAACTTAGGCATAAAGAACAGAaacaaaa ACGGGAGCAGTGGCCATTATTCTCAAGTTATGCATGTTGGCAACAATTGGTTActcaaacaaaaaacttaagCAGAGACCATGTAGCACTCTCGGAGGTTTACTCGACTCATTTAGTTTCGCGGTTAGGACAGGTTATGGATGATGTACAACGAATATACAAACGG TGTCGTGAAATTGGTTATGAAACACACGAAGAGATTTTGAGAGTTCTACATGAGCTGCATACTACTATGAAGACGTACCATAGCTATCAGTCAGAATTGAGACAGACAGAGACGAAACTTAGAGCCGCTGAGGTTCAGCGGACCAAACTTGAAGGCACACTTTCTCATGATAAGCTTGAAAGgtctaaaaaatacaaacttatgGAGAAAGAAGTTTCTAAG aggAGAAGTAAGTACACAGATGCTAAAATTAAAGCCCTAAAGGCTAGGAACGAATATATATTATGCTTAGAGGCCTCCAATACCACTATCCACAAGTATTTTGTTGATGACTTATCGGATCTTATTGAC tgtatggatttcgGATTTCATAATTGTATTTCCCGAGCACTACTGATGCACGTAACTGCCGAAGAGGGTCGACAAAAGTCTGTACAAAGTGGACTGGACTCGCTATCTTCCTGTATAAATTCACTGGACTCACGATTGGACAAACAGCGTTTCCTCGAATATAACCACAGCGCTTTTATGATACCTAAAAAGCTTGAGTTTCAGGGCCAGAAAACTGAAGAG CCAGCCGAACCCGACATACAGGGAGAGCTTCATAGAGAAATGGAGAGTAGATTAAGTCAGCTACAGCAGAGAGTGACATCGTTAAGGGCTGAATCCGAAGAGGTGTGGAAGACATTAGAGACCGCCGAGACTAGTCTAATGGAAATGCTAAATGCGAAAGATTATGACTGCAGTGGATATTTTGGAGAAAATGCTCAGTTACCTTTAAATAAGCCGCCTGAAGCGCTGTCGATAAAAGCCAGGGCCGATAAGCAGGAAACCGAGGAGTTTTATTTAAcg aaatttcggGAATATTTGTTGGGCTCGTCGAAAATTGCTCGGTTGGACGCAAAACAAGAGTACCTAAGGCAATCCCTTGTAACTGACGCACCCGAGTTATGTCAGTCAATAATTAGTTGCAGCAGCCGACCAGTCACTCAGATTAAAACACCAAAGCGAAAGCGAATTGGCCGATTGCAGCTCAGTGGTCAGCCGAAATTATTTGGTGGTTCATTGGAGGAATATCAAGAGGCTACCAATCAAGATATTCCGCTTATTTTACGCTCTTGCATTAGAGTTATTAATTTGTACG GGTTACACCATCAAGGAATCTTCAGAGTATCCGGATCTCAAGtggaaattaataattttcgaGAGTGGTTCGAACGAGGGGAAGATCCATTGGCAGACATGACGGACGCCTCTGACATTAACAGCGTCGCGGGTGTGTTTAAATTGTATCTCAGGGAGCTTCGGGAGCCCCTGTTTCCCATCATATATTTTGAACAGATCATGGAGTTGGCAC aATTGGAAAACAAACGGGAATTCATAAGCAAGATGAGAGAGGTAGTGAAAAGTTTACCCAGACCGGTGATGATAGTATTGAGATACCTCTTTGCATTTTTAAACCATTTATCCGAATTCGCTGATGAAAATATGATGGACCCATACAACTTGGCCATTTGTTTCGGGCCCACTTTGGTGCCAGTACCGGACGATAAAGACCAAGTGCAATATCAAAACCAAGTGAACGAGCTTATTAAGAACATCATCATTTTCCATGACGAGATCTTTCCCAATGACGACGGGCCAGTTTACGAGAAATATATATCCACAAATACTCAAGACGATCAGGACGTTGGTGACTCCCCATCTGATCAAACTCAAGACGATATTGACTCTGAGGTTTGTCCCTCTGAAGATGATTCTGAAAATTTAGAGGCGACAGCACAATTCGATTTTATTGCAAGATCAAACAGAGAATTGTCCCTAAAGAGGGGTGAAACCGTGGTACTTTATTCACAAGTCTCAAACGATTGGTGGCGAGGAGCAGTTAATGGCCAAGAAGGCCTTGTTCCTGACAAATATATCTCTTTAAAAATTAG AGATGAAAGCGAACGTGATGTAAAAGTCCTCACCGGAAGCTCATCTGAAGAATCGATTAGGCGACGTCTCAGACGAGCGTCAGTCAGCTCAAACGATTTAAATCGAGAAACGCACTTGAATCGTTCGGTTGTTGAACATTCCGAACCTGCCGCTGCGCTTTCTTGGACCAGCTCAGAG CACATATCAAATAGCACAAACGCAAGCGGTGACTTAAGTCAGAATATACGACTTCAGAAGACCTTAAGAGACATTTCGAAAGTAAGTGAACCTGACAATGGTACTGAAAAGGAAAAAGCCGAAATAGACGAGTccaatgtaaattttaacgaaaataGAGACTTATGGCAGCGGAGAGCGAATAGTGAGGCAGCAGCAGCAGCCGCCTCCTCGCACCACCCTCAAAGACATTCTGCTGAAGTACATAGACAAAGTCATACGCCCGACCTCGTCATGGATTTACCGTTGTCTAGTTCCATCTCCGTTTTTTCGAATTTATGTTTCCCGGAGGAAGCCAAGAGTAATACGTCCCAAGATGTCGAAAGTCCAGAAATGACTACTGCAGCTGAGACTTTTGCTAAGCAAAatcaaaatactttaaaaaagaatacaaaaattATGCTCGAAGATGGGGAATTTATGACTATAACAAGCCCAGCGGTCAGCAGAAAATATGCTACATTAGGGAGTAGCACCGCAACTACTGCTGCTGCAACATTAAATTCAACGTCCACTTTTAAACCTCAACCTCCTCCTCCTCCAATTGCTCCTAAAGAAAAACCTttggtattaaaaaaaccaGCTCAATTTTCAGTTCCTTTAAGAACATCTGCCTCTATTGAAATGGTATACAAAAATGAACTTCCTTCTTAG
- the LOC126748580 gene encoding SLIT-ROBO Rho GTPase-activating protein 1-like isoform X1, giving the protein MFQCIIQQKNGWIHSYNTENKDVFPDIRLQLNEQLRCLDVRMEAQVALLTELQDFFRRRGELELDYSKNLDKLAKSLQLRHKEQKQKREQWPLFSSYACWQQLVTQTKNLSRDHVALSEVYSTHLVSRLGQVMDDVQRIYKRCREIGYETHEEILRVLHELHTTMKTYHSYQSELRQTETKLRAAEVQRTKLEGTLSHDKLERSKKYKLMEKEVSKRRSKYTDAKIKALKARNEYILCLEASNTTIHKYFVDDLSDLIDCMDFGFHNCISRALLMHVTAEEGRQKSVQSGLDSLSSCINSLDSRLDKQRFLEYNHSAFMIPKKLEFQGQKTEEPAEPDIQGELHREMESRLSQLQQRVTSLRAESEEVWKTLETAETSLMEMLNAKDYDCSGYFGENAQLPLNKPPEALSIKARADKQETEEFYLTKFREYLLGSSKIARLDAKQEYLRQSLVTDAPELCQSIISCSSRPVTQIKTPKRKRIGRLQLSGQPKLFGGSLEEYQEATNQDIPLILRSCIRVINLYGLHHQGIFRVSGSQVEINNFREWFERGEDPLADMTDASDINSVAGVFKLYLRELREPLFPIIYFEQIMELAQLENKREFISKMREVVKSLPRPVMIVLRYLFAFLNHLSEFADENMMDPYNLAICFGPTLVPVPDDKDQVQYQNQVNELIKNIIIFHDEIFPNDDGPVYEKYISTNTQDDQDVGDSPSDQTQDDIDSEVCPSEDDSENLEATAQFDFIARSNRELSLKRGETVVLYSQVSNDWWRGAVNGQEGLVPDKYISLKIRDESERDVKVLTGSSSEESIRRRLRRASVSSNDLNRETHLNRSVVEHSEPAAALSWTSSEHISNSTNASGDLSQNIRLQKTLRDISKVSEPDNGTEKEKAEIDESNVNFNENRDLWQRRANSEAAAAAASSHHPQRHSAEVHRQSHTPDLVMDLPLSSSISVFSNLCFPEEAKSNTSQDVESPEMTTAAETFAKQNQNTLKKNTKIMLEDGEFMTITSPAVSRKYATLGSSTATTAAATLNSTSTFKPQPPPPPIAPKEKPLVLKKPAQFSVPLRTSASIEMVYKNELPS; this is encoded by the exons ATGTTTCAGTGTATAATACAACAAAAGAACGGCTGGATTCACTCTTATAATACCGAAAACAAGGATGTGTTTCCAG ATATAAGGCTTCAGTTAAATGAACAATTAAGATGTCTGGATGTACGAATGGAAGCTCAAGTAGCTCTTCTGACAGAGTTACAGGACTTTTTCCGAAGACGTGGAGAACTCGAATTagattattcaaaaaatttggaCAAACTTGCTAAGAGCTTACAACTTAGGCATAAAGAACAGAaacaaaa ACGGGAGCAGTGGCCATTATTCTCAAGTTATGCATGTTGGCAACAATTGGTTActcaaacaaaaaacttaagCAGAGACCATGTAGCACTCTCGGAGGTTTACTCGACTCATTTAGTTTCGCGGTTAGGACAGGTTATGGATGATGTACAACGAATATACAAACGG TGTCGTGAAATTGGTTATGAAACACACGAAGAGATTTTGAGAGTTCTACATGAGCTGCATACTACTATGAAGACGTACCATAGCTATCAGTCAGAATTGAGACAGACAGAGACGAAACTTAGAGCCGCTGAGGTTCAGCGGACCAAACTTGAAGGCACACTTTCTCATGATAAGCTTGAAAGgtctaaaaaatacaaacttatgGAGAAAGAAGTTTCTAAG aggAGAAGTAAGTACACAGATGCTAAAATTAAAGCCCTAAAGGCTAGGAACGAATATATATTATGCTTAGAGGCCTCCAATACCACTATCCACAAGTATTTTGTTGATGACTTATCGGATCTTATTGAC tgtatggatttcgGATTTCATAATTGTATTTCCCGAGCACTACTGATGCACGTAACTGCCGAAGAGGGTCGACAAAAGTCTGTACAAAGTGGACTGGACTCGCTATCTTCCTGTATAAATTCACTGGACTCACGATTGGACAAACAGCGTTTCCTCGAATATAACCACAGCGCTTTTATGATACCTAAAAAGCTTGAGTTTCAGGGCCAGAAAACTGAAGAG CCAGCCGAACCCGACATACAGGGAGAGCTTCATAGAGAAATGGAGAGTAGATTAAGTCAGCTACAGCAGAGAGTGACATCGTTAAGGGCTGAATCCGAAGAGGTGTGGAAGACATTAGAGACCGCCGAGACTAGTCTAATGGAAATGCTAAATGCGAAAGATTATGACTGCAGTGGATATTTTGGAGAAAATGCTCAGTTACCTTTAAATAAGCCGCCTGAAGCGCTGTCGATAAAAGCCAGGGCCGATAAGCAGGAAACCGAGGAGTTTTATTTAAcg aaatttcggGAATATTTGTTGGGCTCGTCGAAAATTGCTCGGTTGGACGCAAAACAAGAGTACCTAAGGCAATCCCTTGTAACTGACGCACCCGAGTTATGTCAGTCAATAATTAGTTGCAGCAGCCGACCAGTCACTCAGATTAAAACACCAAAGCGAAAGCGAATTGGCCGATTGCAGCTCAGTGGTCAGCCGAAATTATTTGGTGGTTCATTGGAGGAATATCAAGAGGCTACCAATCAAGATATTCCGCTTATTTTACGCTCTTGCATTAGAGTTATTAATTTGTACG GGTTACACCATCAAGGAATCTTCAGAGTATCCGGATCTCAAGtggaaattaataattttcgaGAGTGGTTCGAACGAGGGGAAGATCCATTGGCAGACATGACGGACGCCTCTGACATTAACAGCGTCGCGGGTGTGTTTAAATTGTATCTCAGGGAGCTTCGGGAGCCCCTGTTTCCCATCATATATTTTGAACAGATCATGGAGTTGGCAC aATTGGAAAACAAACGGGAATTCATAAGCAAGATGAGAGAGGTAGTGAAAAGTTTACCCAGACCGGTGATGATAGTATTGAGATACCTCTTTGCATTTTTAAACCATTTATCCGAATTCGCTGATGAAAATATGATGGACCCATACAACTTGGCCATTTGTTTCGGGCCCACTTTGGTGCCAGTACCGGACGATAAAGACCAAGTGCAATATCAAAACCAAGTGAACGAGCTTATTAAGAACATCATCATTTTCCATGACGAGATCTTTCCCAATGACGACGGGCCAGTTTACGAGAAATATATATCCACAAATACTCAAGACGATCAGGACGTTGGTGACTCCCCATCTGATCAAACTCAAGACGATATTGACTCTGAGGTTTGTCCCTCTGAAGATGATTCTGAAAATTTAGAGGCGACAGCACAATTCGATTTTATTGCAAGATCAAACAGAGAATTGTCCCTAAAGAGGGGTGAAACCGTGGTACTTTATTCACAAGTCTCAAACGATTGGTGGCGAGGAGCAGTTAATGGCCAAGAAGGCCTTGTTCCTGACAAATATATCTCTTTAAAAATTAG AGATGAAAGCGAACGTGATGTAAAAGTCCTCACCGGAAGCTCATCTGAAGAATCGATTAGGCGACGTCTCAGACGAGCGTCAGTCAGCTCAAACGATTTAAATCGAGAAACGCACTTGAATCGTTCGGTTGTTGAACATTCCGAACCTGCCGCTGCGCTTTCTTGGACCAGCTCAGAG CACATATCAAATAGCACAAACGCAAGCGGTGACTTAAGTCAGAATATACGACTTCAGAAGACCTTAAGAGACATTTCGAAAGTAAGTGAACCTGACAATGGTACTGAAAAGGAAAAAGCCGAAATAGACGAGTccaatgtaaattttaacgaaaataGAGACTTATGGCAGCGGAGAGCGAATAGTGAGGCAGCAGCAGCAGCCGCCTCCTCGCACCACCCTCAAAGACATTCTGCTGAAGTACATAGACAAAGTCATACGCCCGACCTCGTCATGGATTTACCGTTGTCTAGTTCCATCTCCGTTTTTTCGAATTTATGTTTCCCGGAGGAAGCCAAGAGTAATACGTCCCAAGATGTCGAAAGTCCAGAAATGACTACTGCAGCTGAGACTTTTGCTAAGCAAAatcaaaatactttaaaaaagaatacaaaaattATGCTCGAAGATGGGGAATTTATGACTATAACAAGCCCAGCGGTCAGCAGAAAATATGCTACATTAGGGAGTAGCACCGCAACTACTGCTGCTGCAACATTAAATTCAACGTCCACTTTTAAACCTCAACCTCCTCCTCCTCCAATTGCTCCTAAAGAAAAACCTttggtattaaaaaaaccaGCTCAATTTTCAGTTCCTTTAAGAACATCTGCCTCTATTGAAATGGTATACAAAAATGAACTTCCTTCTTAG
- the LOC126748580 gene encoding SLIT-ROBO Rho GTPase-activating protein 1-like isoform X3, translated as MRRISCELSCVPLTQSNCGFQNIRLQLNEQLRCLDVRMEAQVALLTELQDFFRRRGELELDYSKNLDKLAKSLQLRHKEQKQKREQWPLFSSYACWQQLVTQTKNLSRDHVALSEVYSTHLVSRLGQVMDDVQRIYKRCREIGYETHEEILRVLHELHTTMKTYHSYQSELRQTETKLRAAEVQRTKLEGTLSHDKLERSKKYKLMEKEVSKRRSKYTDAKIKALKARNEYILCLEASNTTIHKYFVDDLSDLIDCMDFGFHNCISRALLMHVTAEEGRQKSVQSGLDSLSSCINSLDSRLDKQRFLEYNHSAFMIPKKLEFQGQKTEEPAEPDIQGELHREMESRLSQLQQRVTSLRAESEEVWKTLETAETSLMEMLNAKDYDCSGYFGENAQLPLNKPPEALSIKARADKQETEEFYLTKFREYLLGSSKIARLDAKQEYLRQSLVTDAPELCQSIISCSSRPVTQIKTPKRKRIGRLQLSGQPKLFGGSLEEYQEATNQDIPLILRSCIRVINLYGLHHQGIFRVSGSQVEINNFREWFERGEDPLADMTDASDINSVAGVFKLYLRELREPLFPIIYFEQIMELAQLENKREFISKMREVVKSLPRPVMIVLRYLFAFLNHLSEFADENMMDPYNLAICFGPTLVPVPDDKDQVQYQNQVNELIKNIIIFHDEIFPNDDGPVYEKYISTNTQDDQDVGDSPSDQTQDDIDSEVCPSEDDSENLEATAQFDFIARSNRELSLKRGETVVLYSQVSNDWWRGAVNGQEGLVPDKYISLKIRDESERDVKVLTGSSSEESIRRRLRRASVSSNDLNRETHLNRSVVEHSEPAAALSWTSSEHISNSTNASGDLSQNIRLQKTLRDISKVSEPDNGTEKEKAEIDESNVNFNENRDLWQRRANSEAAAAAASSHHPQRHSAEVHRQSHTPDLVMDLPLSSSISVFSNLCFPEEAKSNTSQDVESPEMTTAAETFAKQNQNTLKKNTKIMLEDGEFMTITSPAVSRKYATLGSSTATTAAATLNSTSTFKPQPPPPPIAPKEKPLVLKKPAQFSVPLRTSASIEMVYKNELPS; from the exons ATGAGGAGAATATCCTGTGAGCTGAGCTGTGTCCCCTTGACCCAAAGTAACTGTGGCTTTCAAA ATATAAGGCTTCAGTTAAATGAACAATTAAGATGTCTGGATGTACGAATGGAAGCTCAAGTAGCTCTTCTGACAGAGTTACAGGACTTTTTCCGAAGACGTGGAGAACTCGAATTagattattcaaaaaatttggaCAAACTTGCTAAGAGCTTACAACTTAGGCATAAAGAACAGAaacaaaa ACGGGAGCAGTGGCCATTATTCTCAAGTTATGCATGTTGGCAACAATTGGTTActcaaacaaaaaacttaagCAGAGACCATGTAGCACTCTCGGAGGTTTACTCGACTCATTTAGTTTCGCGGTTAGGACAGGTTATGGATGATGTACAACGAATATACAAACGG TGTCGTGAAATTGGTTATGAAACACACGAAGAGATTTTGAGAGTTCTACATGAGCTGCATACTACTATGAAGACGTACCATAGCTATCAGTCAGAATTGAGACAGACAGAGACGAAACTTAGAGCCGCTGAGGTTCAGCGGACCAAACTTGAAGGCACACTTTCTCATGATAAGCTTGAAAGgtctaaaaaatacaaacttatgGAGAAAGAAGTTTCTAAG aggAGAAGTAAGTACACAGATGCTAAAATTAAAGCCCTAAAGGCTAGGAACGAATATATATTATGCTTAGAGGCCTCCAATACCACTATCCACAAGTATTTTGTTGATGACTTATCGGATCTTATTGAC tgtatggatttcgGATTTCATAATTGTATTTCCCGAGCACTACTGATGCACGTAACTGCCGAAGAGGGTCGACAAAAGTCTGTACAAAGTGGACTGGACTCGCTATCTTCCTGTATAAATTCACTGGACTCACGATTGGACAAACAGCGTTTCCTCGAATATAACCACAGCGCTTTTATGATACCTAAAAAGCTTGAGTTTCAGGGCCAGAAAACTGAAGAG CCAGCCGAACCCGACATACAGGGAGAGCTTCATAGAGAAATGGAGAGTAGATTAAGTCAGCTACAGCAGAGAGTGACATCGTTAAGGGCTGAATCCGAAGAGGTGTGGAAGACATTAGAGACCGCCGAGACTAGTCTAATGGAAATGCTAAATGCGAAAGATTATGACTGCAGTGGATATTTTGGAGAAAATGCTCAGTTACCTTTAAATAAGCCGCCTGAAGCGCTGTCGATAAAAGCCAGGGCCGATAAGCAGGAAACCGAGGAGTTTTATTTAAcg aaatttcggGAATATTTGTTGGGCTCGTCGAAAATTGCTCGGTTGGACGCAAAACAAGAGTACCTAAGGCAATCCCTTGTAACTGACGCACCCGAGTTATGTCAGTCAATAATTAGTTGCAGCAGCCGACCAGTCACTCAGATTAAAACACCAAAGCGAAAGCGAATTGGCCGATTGCAGCTCAGTGGTCAGCCGAAATTATTTGGTGGTTCATTGGAGGAATATCAAGAGGCTACCAATCAAGATATTCCGCTTATTTTACGCTCTTGCATTAGAGTTATTAATTTGTACG GGTTACACCATCAAGGAATCTTCAGAGTATCCGGATCTCAAGtggaaattaataattttcgaGAGTGGTTCGAACGAGGGGAAGATCCATTGGCAGACATGACGGACGCCTCTGACATTAACAGCGTCGCGGGTGTGTTTAAATTGTATCTCAGGGAGCTTCGGGAGCCCCTGTTTCCCATCATATATTTTGAACAGATCATGGAGTTGGCAC aATTGGAAAACAAACGGGAATTCATAAGCAAGATGAGAGAGGTAGTGAAAAGTTTACCCAGACCGGTGATGATAGTATTGAGATACCTCTTTGCATTTTTAAACCATTTATCCGAATTCGCTGATGAAAATATGATGGACCCATACAACTTGGCCATTTGTTTCGGGCCCACTTTGGTGCCAGTACCGGACGATAAAGACCAAGTGCAATATCAAAACCAAGTGAACGAGCTTATTAAGAACATCATCATTTTCCATGACGAGATCTTTCCCAATGACGACGGGCCAGTTTACGAGAAATATATATCCACAAATACTCAAGACGATCAGGACGTTGGTGACTCCCCATCTGATCAAACTCAAGACGATATTGACTCTGAGGTTTGTCCCTCTGAAGATGATTCTGAAAATTTAGAGGCGACAGCACAATTCGATTTTATTGCAAGATCAAACAGAGAATTGTCCCTAAAGAGGGGTGAAACCGTGGTACTTTATTCACAAGTCTCAAACGATTGGTGGCGAGGAGCAGTTAATGGCCAAGAAGGCCTTGTTCCTGACAAATATATCTCTTTAAAAATTAG AGATGAAAGCGAACGTGATGTAAAAGTCCTCACCGGAAGCTCATCTGAAGAATCGATTAGGCGACGTCTCAGACGAGCGTCAGTCAGCTCAAACGATTTAAATCGAGAAACGCACTTGAATCGTTCGGTTGTTGAACATTCCGAACCTGCCGCTGCGCTTTCTTGGACCAGCTCAGAG CACATATCAAATAGCACAAACGCAAGCGGTGACTTAAGTCAGAATATACGACTTCAGAAGACCTTAAGAGACATTTCGAAAGTAAGTGAACCTGACAATGGTACTGAAAAGGAAAAAGCCGAAATAGACGAGTccaatgtaaattttaacgaaaataGAGACTTATGGCAGCGGAGAGCGAATAGTGAGGCAGCAGCAGCAGCCGCCTCCTCGCACCACCCTCAAAGACATTCTGCTGAAGTACATAGACAAAGTCATACGCCCGACCTCGTCATGGATTTACCGTTGTCTAGTTCCATCTCCGTTTTTTCGAATTTATGTTTCCCGGAGGAAGCCAAGAGTAATACGTCCCAAGATGTCGAAAGTCCAGAAATGACTACTGCAGCTGAGACTTTTGCTAAGCAAAatcaaaatactttaaaaaagaatacaaaaattATGCTCGAAGATGGGGAATTTATGACTATAACAAGCCCAGCGGTCAGCAGAAAATATGCTACATTAGGGAGTAGCACCGCAACTACTGCTGCTGCAACATTAAATTCAACGTCCACTTTTAAACCTCAACCTCCTCCTCCTCCAATTGCTCCTAAAGAAAAACCTttggtattaaaaaaaccaGCTCAATTTTCAGTTCCTTTAAGAACATCTGCCTCTATTGAAATGGTATACAAAAATGAACTTCCTTCTTAG